The genomic window GACGGAGCGGTCGACCGACCGCCACGAGGCAATCGGCGACGATACGGTCGAACGGATGACTCAGCTATTCAAAGCCTTCGCCGACCCGACGCGGTTGCGGATACTCAACGCGCTGCTACACGGCGAAGCGGCAGTCGGTGAAATCGCCGAAGCCGTCGGAATCAGCGTGTCGGCTGCATCCCACCAGCTTGCGTACCTGCGGGCGATTCGACTCGTGCGGGGTCGCCGCGACGGTAGGTCGGTGCGCTACTCGCTCGACGACCTCCACGTTCGTGAGGTCT from Candidatus Poribacteria bacterium includes these protein-coding regions:
- a CDS encoding winged helix-turn-helix transcriptional regulator: MSAQTERSTDRHEAIGDDTVERMTQLFKAFADPTRLRILNALLHGEAAVGEIAEAVGISVSAASHQLAYLRAIRLVRGRRDGRSVRYSLDDLHVREVFATGRRHVEHD